One stretch of Tachysurus fulvidraco isolate hzauxx_2018 chromosome 12, HZAU_PFXX_2.0, whole genome shotgun sequence DNA includes these proteins:
- the LOC125146031 gene encoding DELTA-sagatoxin-Srs1a-like, translated as MAEVSDNGESLRGNNIDSISRSIGTIRNVSIQITNFTDRYTLSNPRTYTSSGYCHNPPQPTVARKTSETCTFTKTHSTAHGCVGVLVYKILKDEENFVGELVLMFSVPFDYNFYENYLALGIYENHVSCNSDLFSEMYYAKGTFTREKATGSEVMYSGQGICVKGTMSPAGKAIMKS; from the exons ATGGCTGAAGTTtctgat AATGGGGAGTCATTGAGAGGCAACAACATTGACAGTATATCCCGCAGTATAGGCACCATAAGAAATGTCTCCATTCAAATAACCAATTTCACAGACAGGTACACCTTATCAAACCCAAG GACCTACACTAGCAGTGGATATTGTCATAATCCTCCTCAGCCTACAGTAGCAAGAAAGACCAGTGAAACCTGCACCTTTACCAAAACACACTCAACGGCACATGGTTGTGTTGGAGTCCTGGTATACAAGATCCTTAAAGATGAAGAGAACTTTGTTGGGGAACTTGTCCTAATGTTTTCTGTGCCTTTTGACTACAATTTCTATGAAAACTATTTAGCTCTTGGAATTTATGAAAACCATGTTTCATGTAATTCTGATCTGTTTTCTGAAATGTATTACGCGAAAGGTACATTTACCAGGGAAAAGGCTACAGGAAGTGAAGTCATGTATTCTGGACAAGGAATTTGTGTGAAGGGAACAATGTCTCCTGCAGGCAAGGCAATAATGAAAAGTTGA
- the LOC113640578 gene encoding procathepsin L-like isoform X2 has protein sequence MFQETHKMRMRILLIFTTLVALASVVSVALEDLEFSAWKSKFGKIYKSAEEEIQRKMIWMENLKLVIEHNMQADQGIKSFRLGMTYFADMDNQEYRNTVFKGCLNSFKMTTGNSTATFLRGESVLPKTVDWVKEGYVTEVKDQHECGSCWAFSATGSLEGQTRKKMGKLVSLSEQQLVDCSGKYGNFGCMGGWMNTAFEYIRDNNGIYTEESYPYEGKDNDCRFITDTVGATCNGYVNIKSKDEKALQEAVTFIGPISVAIDAGHISFQLYKSGIYDEPDCSSIGLNHGVLAVGYGRKQNKDYWLVKNSWGLNWGDKGYIKMPRKKHNQCGIDTNASYPLV, from the exons ATGTTtcaagaaacacacaaaatgag AATGAGAATTTTGCTCATCTTCACCACTCTTGTGGCTCTGGCCAGTGTAGTCAGCGTCGCTCTGGAAGACCTGGAGTTCAGTGCATGGAAATCAAAGTTTG gtAAGATCTATAAGTCTGCAGAGGAGGAGATTCAGCGTAAGATGATTTGGATGGAAAATCTTAAGCTGGTCATAGAACACAACATGCAGGCTGACCAGGGCATTAAGAGCTTCAGACTTGGCATGACCTATTTTGCAGACATG GATAACCAGGAGTACAGAAATACTGTATTCAAAGGCTGTCTGAATTCCTTTAAAATGACCACAGGAAACAGTACAGCTACATTCCTCCGAGGGGAATCTGTTCTGCCAAAAACTGTGGACTGGGTGAAAGAGGGATACGTGACTGAGGTTAAAGACCAGCATGAATGTGGATCCTGCTGGGCCTTCAGTGCA ACAGGGTCGCTGGAAGGTCAGACTCGAAAGAAGATGGGGAAGCTGGTGTCACTGAGCGAGCAGCAGTTGGTGGACTGCTCGGGCAAATATGGGAACTTTGGTTGTATGGGAGGATGGATGAACACGGCTTTTGAATATATTAGAGACAACAATGGAATTTACACAGAGGAGTCCTATCCTTATGAGGGCAAA GATAATGATTGCAGATTTATTACAGACACTGTGGGAGCCACCTGCAATGGCTATGTGAATATAAAGAGTAAAGATGAGAAAGCTCTACAGGAAGCTGTGACCTTCATTGGACCAATTTCTGTTGCCATAGATGCAGGCCACATATCCTTCCAGCTCTATAAATCTG GTATCTACGATGAGCCAGACTGTAGCAGCATTGGGCTGAATCATGGTGTCCTGGCTGTTGGTTATGGCAGGAAACAAAATAAGGATTACTGGCTGGTCAAGAACAg CTGGGGTCTCAACTGGGGTGACAAAGGTTACATCAAGATGCCGAGGAAGAAGCATAACCAGTGTGGTATTGATACAAATGCCAGCTATCCTCTGGTTTAA
- the LOC113661141 gene encoding bryoporin-like, translating into MFNSCGRRCRSACACCCKENASNTETQYIYGPVNVIEKTSMDSTTSSASPLIENGESLRGTNIDNISRSIGTMRNVSIQITNFTDSYTLSNPRSYNSSGCCLNPPQLTVATKTSEACTFSKTASVARGCVGVLAYKILKDEVYFVGELVIMFSVPFDYNLYENYLALGIFENHVSCNDNLFSKMYYAKGTFTRERATGSEVMYSGQGICVKGTMSTAGKAIMKVEIRETPKLDRHEQNTADPTPRGQ; encoded by the exons ATGTTTAACTCTTGTGGGCGTCGGTGTCGGTCAGCCTGTGCATGCTGCTGTAAGGAAAATGCCAGCAATACAGAG ACGCAGTACATTTATGGTCCAGTGAATGTAATAGAGAAGACG TCAATGGACAGTACTACTAGCTCAGCATCACCTCTTATTGAGAATGGGGAGTCATTGAGAGGCACCAACATTGACAATATATCCCGCAGTATTGGCACCATGAGAAATGTCTCCATTCAAATTACCAATTTCACAGACAGCTACACCTTATCAAACCCAAG GAGCTACAATAGCAGTGGATGTTGTCTTAATCCTCCTCAGCTTACAGTGGCAACAAAGACCAGTGAAGCCTGCACCTTTAGCAAAACAGCCTCAGTGGCACGTGGCTGTGTTGGAGTCCTGGCATACAAGATCCTTAAAGATGAAGTGTACTTTGTCGGGGAACTTGTCATAATGTTTTCTGTGCCTTTTGACTACAATTTGTATGAAAACTATTTAGCTCTTGGAATTTTTGAAAACCATGTTTCTTGTAATGATAATCTGTTTTCTAAAATGTATTACGCAAAAGGTACATTCACCAGGGAAAGGGCTACAGGAAGTGAAGTCATGTATTCTGGACAAGGAATTTGTGTGAAGGGAACAATGTCCACTGCAGGCAAGGCAATAATGAAAGTTGAAATTCGAGAAACACCAAAACTAGACAGACATGAGCAAAACACTGCAGATCCAACACCAAGGGGTCAGTGA
- the LOC113640578 gene encoding procathepsin L-like isoform X1: protein MFQETHKMRMRILLIFTTLVALASVVSVALEDLEFSAWKSKFGKIYKSAEEEIQRKMIWMENLKLVIEHNMQADQGIKSFRLGMTYFADMDNQEYRNTVFKGCLNSFKMTTGNSTATFLRGESVLPKTVDWVKEGYVTEVKDQHECGSCWAFSATGSLEGQTRKKMGKLVSLSEQQLVDCSGKYGNFGCMGGWMNTAFEYIRDNNGIYTEESYPYEGKDNDCRFITDTVGATCNGYVNIKSKDEKALQEAVTFIGPISVAIDAGHISFQLYKSGIYDEPDCSSIGLNHGVLAVGYGRKQNKDYWLVKNSWGLKWGDKGYIKMSRNKNNQCGIATNASYPLV from the exons ATGTTtcaagaaacacacaaaatgag AATGAGAATTTTGCTCATCTTCACCACTCTTGTGGCTCTGGCCAGTGTAGTCAGCGTCGCTCTGGAAGACCTGGAGTTCAGTGCATGGAAATCAAAGTTTG gtAAGATCTATAAGTCTGCAGAGGAGGAGATTCAGCGTAAGATGATTTGGATGGAAAATCTTAAGCTGGTCATAGAACACAACATGCAGGCTGACCAGGGCATTAAGAGCTTCAGACTTGGCATGACCTATTTTGCAGACATG GATAACCAGGAGTACAGAAATACTGTATTCAAAGGCTGTCTGAATTCCTTTAAAATGACCACAGGAAACAGTACAGCTACATTCCTCCGAGGGGAATCTGTTCTGCCAAAAACTGTGGACTGGGTGAAAGAGGGATACGTGACTGAGGTTAAAGACCAGCATGAATGTGGATCCTGCTGGGCCTTCAGTGCA ACAGGGTCGCTGGAAGGTCAGACTCGAAAGAAGATGGGGAAGCTGGTGTCACTGAGCGAGCAGCAGTTGGTGGACTGCTCGGGCAAATATGGGAACTTTGGTTGTATGGGAGGATGGATGAACACGGCTTTTGAATATATTAGAGACAACAATGGAATTTACACAGAGGAGTCCTATCCTTATGAGGGCAAA GATAATGATTGCAGATTTATTACAGACACTGTGGGAGCCACCTGCAATGGCTATGTGAATATAAAGAGTAAAGATGAGAAAGCTCTACAGGAAGCTGTGACCTTCATTGGACCAATTTCTGTTGCCATAGATGCAGGCCACATATCCTTCCAGCTCTATAAATCTG GTATCTACGATGAGCCAGACTGTAGCAGCATTGGGCTGAATCATGGTGTCCTGGCTGTTGGTTATGGCAGGAAACAAAATAAGGATTACTGGCTGGTCAAGAACAg cTGGGGTCTCAAGTGGGGTGACAAAGGTTACATCAAGATGTCGAGGAACAAGAATAACCAGTGTGGTATTGCCACAAATGCCAGCTACCCTCTGGTTTAA